Proteins found in one Promicromonospora sukumoe genomic segment:
- the dapE gene encoding succinyl-diaminopimelate desuccinylase, with protein sequence MDNAIDPALLDPSGEGADLVALTRILCDIPSVSGDERALADAIETLLRACPHLEVLRDGDAVVARTNLGRERRVVVAGHIDTVPIADNLPTRLVEGADGADAVLWGRGTVDMLGGVAVALALAVELGAPGTAPAHDLTWIFYDHEEVDSALNGLGRLARNHPELLRGDFAILGEPSNAGIEGGCNGTMRVEVRTHGVAAHSARAWTGENAIHAVAPVLGRLAAYAPREVEVDGLVYREGLNAVRIEGGIAGNVIPDACTVEVNYRFAPSRSAAEAEAHLREVFEGFELVVTDAAGGARPGLDDPLAAQFVQSVLATTGGAPAPKYGWTDVARFSELGVPAVNFGPGDPLLAHKDDEHLPVAQLAQCRDALRAWLLDD encoded by the coding sequence GTGGACAACGCGATCGACCCTGCCCTGCTCGACCCGTCCGGCGAGGGGGCCGACCTCGTCGCCCTCACCCGCATCCTCTGCGACATCCCGTCCGTCAGCGGCGACGAGCGGGCCCTCGCCGACGCGATCGAGACGCTGCTGCGCGCCTGCCCGCACCTGGAGGTGCTGCGCGACGGCGACGCCGTGGTCGCCCGGACGAACCTCGGGCGGGAGCGGCGCGTCGTCGTCGCCGGGCACATCGACACCGTGCCGATCGCGGACAACCTGCCGACCCGCCTGGTCGAGGGGGCCGACGGCGCGGACGCGGTGCTCTGGGGCCGCGGCACCGTGGACATGCTGGGCGGCGTGGCCGTCGCCCTCGCCCTGGCGGTCGAGCTCGGGGCGCCCGGCACCGCGCCCGCCCACGACCTCACGTGGATCTTCTACGACCACGAGGAGGTCGACTCGGCGCTGAACGGCCTGGGGCGCCTGGCGCGCAACCACCCCGAGCTGCTGCGGGGCGACTTCGCGATCCTGGGCGAGCCGTCGAACGCGGGTATCGAGGGCGGCTGCAACGGCACCATGCGCGTCGAGGTGCGCACCCACGGCGTCGCCGCGCACTCGGCGCGGGCCTGGACGGGCGAGAACGCGATCCACGCGGTCGCGCCCGTGCTCGGCCGGCTGGCGGCCTACGCGCCGCGCGAGGTCGAGGTCGACGGCCTGGTCTACCGCGAGGGGCTCAACGCCGTCCGGATCGAGGGCGGCATCGCGGGCAACGTCATCCCGGACGCGTGCACGGTGGAGGTGAACTATCGGTTCGCCCCCTCGCGCTCCGCGGCCGAGGCGGAGGCGCACCTGCGGGAGGTGTTCGAGGGCTTCGAGCTCGTCGTGACGGACGCCGCGGGCGGCGCCCGCCCGGGCCTCGACGACCCGCTGGCGGCCCAGTTCGTGCAGTCGGTGCTGGCCACGACGGGCGGCGCGCCGGCACCCAAGTACGGGTGGACCGACGTCGCCCGGTTCTCCGAGCTCGGGGTGCCCGCGGTGAACTTCGGCCCCGGCGACCCGCTGCTCGCGCACAAGGACGACGAGCACCTCCCCGTGGCACAGCTCGCGCAGTGCCGCGACGCGCTGCGAGCGTGGCTGCTCGACGACTAG
- a CDS encoding LOG family protein, with the protein MSDDGIPQSGTGYRRGPVLLRGNQIPRTTTDQRLLASDQDTDWLHSDPWRVLRIQSEFVEGFGALAELGQAVSVFGSARTKPGHPDYAAGETVGRLLVEAGYAVITGGGPGIMEAANKGAAEAGGTSVGLGIELPFEQGVNEYVNLGINFRYFFARKTMFLKYAQGFIVMPGGFGTFDELFEAVTLVQTHKVTQFPIVLVGKKYWGGLLEWVRTTALEHGVISAADLDIIHLTDDPADAVRHVVDRAHQIAAEQAALQAAVAAERATEQASAASRHDAVVGNS; encoded by the coding sequence ATGAGCGACGACGGCATTCCACAGTCCGGCACCGGGTACCGCCGCGGTCCCGTGCTGCTGCGCGGGAACCAGATCCCGCGGACCACCACGGACCAGCGACTCCTGGCATCCGACCAGGACACCGACTGGCTGCACTCGGACCCCTGGCGCGTGCTGCGCATCCAGAGCGAGTTCGTGGAGGGCTTCGGCGCGCTCGCCGAGCTGGGGCAGGCCGTGTCGGTGTTCGGCTCCGCACGCACCAAGCCCGGGCACCCCGACTACGCCGCCGGGGAGACCGTGGGCCGGCTCCTGGTCGAGGCCGGCTACGCCGTCATCACGGGCGGCGGGCCCGGCATCATGGAGGCCGCGAACAAGGGCGCCGCCGAGGCGGGCGGGACGTCGGTGGGTCTCGGTATCGAGCTGCCCTTCGAACAGGGCGTCAACGAGTACGTCAATCTCGGCATCAACTTCCGGTACTTCTTCGCGCGAAAGACGATGTTCCTGAAGTACGCGCAGGGATTCATCGTGATGCCCGGGGGATTCGGCACCTTCGACGAGCTCTTCGAAGCGGTCACCCTGGTGCAGACCCACAAGGTGACCCAGTTCCCGATCGTCCTGGTGGGAAAGAAGTACTGGGGCGGGCTCCTGGAGTGGGTGCGGACCACGGCGCTGGAGCACGGTGTCATCAGCGCCGCCGACCTCGACATCATCCACCTGACCGACGACCCGGCCGACGCGGTGCGGCACGTCGTCGACCGGGCCCACCAGATCGCGGCCGAGCAGGCGGCGCTGCAGGCCGCGGTGGCGGCGGAGCGTGCCACCGAGCAGGCGTCGGCGGCGAGCCGGCACGACGCCGTCGTGGGCAACTCCTAG
- the folP gene encoding dihydropteroate synthase produces the protein MDHPEAPADAVPPASAPLVLRGREVGRDGRAVRPVVMAVLNRTTDSFYAPARVPGDAAALAAAERAYADGAEILDVGGVRAGNGTPVDEAEEIRRVVPFVAAVRRAVPDLFVSVDTWRAGVARAAIDAGADLINDTWAGHDPGLVEVAGAAGVGVVCSHTGGAVPRTDPYRVEYPDVSDLQVTGGTCTSDTGEGDGRDGLLADVVATLRAAAERAVARGVPRESVLVDPTHDFGKNTWHSLHLLRRTGALAGLGFPLLMALSRKDFVGETLDLPPEERLEGTLAATAVAAWLGARVFRAHDVAATRRVLDLVAAVRDEAPPAAALRGLA, from the coding sequence GTGGACCATCCGGAGGCCCCCGCCGACGCGGTCCCGCCGGCGTCCGCGCCGCTGGTGCTGCGCGGGCGGGAGGTGGGGCGCGACGGGCGGGCGGTGCGGCCGGTCGTGATGGCGGTGCTGAACCGCACCACCGACTCGTTCTACGCGCCCGCCCGGGTGCCCGGCGACGCCGCGGCACTGGCCGCCGCTGAGCGCGCGTACGCCGACGGCGCCGAGATCCTCGACGTCGGCGGCGTGCGCGCGGGCAACGGCACGCCGGTCGACGAGGCGGAGGAGATCCGCCGGGTGGTGCCGTTCGTGGCCGCCGTCCGCCGCGCCGTGCCCGATCTGTTCGTCTCGGTCGACACCTGGCGTGCCGGGGTGGCCCGCGCGGCGATCGACGCCGGCGCGGACCTGATCAACGACACCTGGGCCGGGCACGATCCCGGCCTGGTGGAGGTGGCGGGCGCCGCCGGCGTCGGCGTCGTCTGCTCCCACACGGGCGGCGCCGTGCCGCGCACGGACCCGTACCGCGTGGAGTACCCCGACGTGTCAGACCTACAGGTCACCGGGGGGACCTGTACGTCTGACACGGGGGAGGGGGACGGGCGGGACGGGCTGCTGGCCGACGTCGTGGCGACCCTCCGGGCCGCCGCGGAGCGGGCCGTGGCCCGCGGTGTGCCGCGCGAGTCCGTGCTCGTGGACCCGACGCACGACTTCGGCAAGAACACCTGGCACTCGCTGCACCTGCTGCGGCGCACCGGCGCCCTCGCCGGGCTGGGTTTCCCGTTGCTCATGGCGCTGTCCCGCAAGGACTTCGTGGGCGAGACGCTCGACCTGCCGCCCGAGGAGCGCCTGGAGGGGACGCTGGCCGCGACGGCGGTCGCCGCATGGCTGGGCGCCAGGGTCTTCCGGGCCCACGACGTCGCCGCGACGCGCCGCGTGCTCGACCTCGTGGCGGCCGTGCGGGACGAGGCGCCACCGGCCGCCGCGCTCCGCGGTCTTGCCTGA
- a CDS encoding DUF3117 domain-containing protein: MAAMKPRTGDGPLEVTKEGRGIVMRVPLEGGGRLVVELNATEASELGDALQTVVG; the protein is encoded by the coding sequence ATGGCTGCGATGAAGCCGCGAACGGGTGACGGACCGCTCGAGGTCACCAAGGAGGGGCGCGGCATCGTCATGCGTGTGCCGCTCGAGGGCGGCGGTCGGCTCGTCGTCGAGCTCAACGCGACCGAGGCCAGCGAGCTCGGTGACGCTCTCCAGACCGTGGTCGGCTGA
- a CDS encoding O-methyltransferase, whose amino-acid sequence MLLRARERASELGTPAVLPGVGAVLRVLAAATNAHAVVEVGTGAGVAALWLLRGMPLDGQLTTIDREVEHQRAARAAFAEDGVAPQRTRIIPGRPGDVLPRLADGAYDLVLVASDPLAYPEYVDEALRLLRPGGVLAVDGALLRDRVADPARRDELTTVVREVGRTLRNDERVLPAMLPSGDGLLLAVRR is encoded by the coding sequence GTGCTCCTGCGCGCCCGCGAACGCGCCTCCGAGCTGGGCACCCCGGCGGTGCTGCCCGGGGTGGGCGCGGTGCTGCGGGTGCTCGCGGCCGCCACGAACGCGCACGCCGTGGTCGAGGTCGGCACGGGGGCCGGCGTCGCCGCGCTCTGGCTGCTGCGCGGCATGCCGCTCGACGGCCAGCTCACCACCATCGACCGGGAGGTGGAGCACCAGCGGGCCGCACGGGCGGCCTTCGCCGAGGACGGCGTCGCCCCGCAGCGCACCCGGATCATCCCCGGGCGGCCCGGGGACGTCCTGCCCCGCCTCGCGGACGGCGCCTACGACCTCGTGCTCGTGGCGAGCGACCCGCTCGCCTACCCCGAGTACGTCGACGAGGCCCTGCGGCTGCTGCGCCCGGGCGGCGTGCTCGCCGTCGACGGCGCGCTGCTGCGGGACCGGGTGGCGGACCCCGCGCGCCGGGACGAGCTCACCACCGTCGTGCGCGAGGTGGGCCGGACGCTGCGCAACGACGAGCGCGTGCTCCCCGCCATGCTGCCGAGCGGGGACGGGCTGCTGCTGGCCGTCCGCCGCTGA
- the sigE gene encoding RNA polymerase sigma factor SigE, giving the protein MTSVSTRPAADATASVPSGGGADLPWQPPTWEEIVREHSARVYRLAYRLTGNKQDAEDLTQETFIRVFRSLSSYTPGTFEGWLHRITTNLFLDQARRKKRIRMEAMGDDDGHVADTGDFGRPERGYEHANLDQDVQRALDALRPEYRAAVVLCDIEGLSYEEIAVTLGVKLGTVRSRIHRARAQLRDALEHLAPTRGGVR; this is encoded by the coding sequence ATGACTTCTGTGAGCACTCGCCCAGCAGCAGACGCGACCGCGTCGGTACCCTCCGGGGGCGGCGCCGACCTGCCCTGGCAGCCCCCGACCTGGGAAGAGATCGTGCGGGAGCACTCCGCACGCGTCTACCGGCTCGCCTACCGTCTGACCGGCAACAAGCAGGACGCCGAGGACCTGACGCAGGAGACCTTCATCCGGGTGTTCCGCTCGCTGTCCAGCTACACGCCGGGCACGTTCGAGGGCTGGCTGCATCGCATCACCACCAACCTCTTCCTGGACCAGGCGCGCCGCAAGAAGCGCATCCGCATGGAGGCGATGGGCGACGACGACGGCCACGTCGCCGACACCGGCGACTTCGGCCGGCCGGAGCGCGGGTACGAGCACGCCAACCTGGACCAGGACGTGCAGCGTGCGCTCGACGCCCTGCGCCCCGAGTACCGCGCCGCCGTGGTGCTCTGCGACATCGAGGGCCTCAGCTACGAGGAGATCGCCGTGACCCTGGGCGTCAAGCTCGGCACCGTGCGTTCCCGCATCCACCGGGCCCGCGCCCAGCTCCGCGACGCGCTGGAGCACCTCGCGCCGACGCGCGGGGGCGTGCGATGA
- a CDS encoding zf-HC2 domain-containing protein, whose protein sequence is MSHLGDLVSALADGQLSPADTERALSHVTMCRLCARELDTARAARRALSSAADVVPDPALTARLMALQASIPPTDEDPLRRPFLGPDPLAAPVWPAGPGLGDFDGRIDRPARRRRAARVTALGVGGVGVLGLALFTLGDVPVVSPQLSAQTSMTMLGRTGPDDAAAGQDVLAGLDVDPAQVTPAALDWAADNGWVAPTDLPAGYTVSAMRLVGDRGQTLEIDLTGPSGHAVVRERAGQLARGGTTVGGVQVLATEPAHVAWQSDDMVVDVVAEAPEEVLTELVASFGEHGYDAGVLPRIARGWNTVTGAIESP, encoded by the coding sequence ATGAGCCACCTCGGGGACCTGGTCAGCGCGCTGGCCGACGGCCAGCTCTCGCCCGCCGACACCGAGCGCGCCCTGTCCCACGTGACGATGTGCCGCCTGTGCGCCCGCGAGCTCGACACGGCCCGCGCGGCCCGGCGTGCGCTGTCGTCCGCCGCCGACGTCGTGCCCGACCCCGCCCTCACGGCCCGGCTGATGGCGCTCCAGGCGAGCATCCCGCCCACCGACGAGGACCCGCTGCGCCGCCCGTTCCTGGGCCCGGACCCGCTGGCCGCGCCGGTGTGGCCCGCCGGCCCGGGGTTAGGCGACTTCGACGGCCGCATCGACCGGCCGGCGCGCCGCCGCAGGGCCGCCCGCGTGACCGCGCTGGGCGTGGGCGGCGTCGGCGTGCTGGGCCTGGCCCTGTTCACGCTCGGCGACGTCCCCGTGGTGTCCCCGCAGCTCTCGGCGCAGACCAGCATGACCATGCTCGGCCGCACCGGTCCCGACGACGCCGCCGCGGGCCAGGACGTGCTCGCCGGGCTCGACGTGGACCCCGCCCAGGTCACGCCCGCCGCGCTCGACTGGGCCGCGGACAACGGCTGGGTGGCGCCCACCGACCTGCCCGCGGGCTACACGGTCTCGGCCATGCGCCTCGTGGGCGACCGGGGGCAGACGCTGGAGATCGACCTCACCGGCCCGTCGGGCCACGCCGTCGTGCGCGAGCGCGCGGGACAGCTCGCCCGGGGCGGCACGACCGTCGGCGGCGTCCAGGTGCTGGCCACGGAGCCGGCCCACGTGGCGTGGCAGTCCGACGACATGGTGGTCGACGTCGTCGCCGAGGCGCCGGAGGAGGTGCTGACGGAGCTCGTGGCATCCTTCGGTGAGCATGGCTACGATGCCGGGGTCCTGCCCCGCATCGCCCGCGGCTGGAACACCGTGACAGGAGCCATCGAGAGCCCATGA
- a CDS encoding S1C family serine protease: protein MTDENPFAPPTPRAAVPPANEPTPAAGRPSDPTGAPAQPPAAAEQPTEQLPPQHPAPHQPAPHHAAPHQPARHQPTQQLPATGYLTTLPAPSTAGHDAHSGAAAHSGTASHDGTGPHDGATPHGTTPYGTAQPPRSRRGRLGAGAVSAVVLLGLLAGAGGGVGAYALLDSRGSARPADAALPQPASGTSQVERPEGSVAAIAAAALPSVVSIEVRAPQGVATGSGMILKSEGYILTNNHVVAEAASGADVTVTFSDGHEQPAELVGATPDYDLAVIRVEETGLEPLVLGDSDDVVVGDSVLAVGSPLGLEATVTTGIVSALHRPVKAGESAEAAFIDAIQTDAAINPGNSGGPLVNSAGEVIGINSAIAQGPGTTTATGNIGLGFAIPSNQARHTAEQLIETGTATFPIIGVLLDPSYQGEGVQVSKEAQQGAPAVTPDGPADQAGIKPGDVILSVDGRPVSVADELIVAIRAKAPGDPVTLQVRSGKNEREIRVVLEERSSGQ, encoded by the coding sequence ATGACCGACGAGAACCCGTTCGCGCCCCCCACACCGCGTGCAGCAGTGCCCCCCGCGAACGAGCCGACGCCGGCCGCGGGGCGCCCGTCCGATCCCACGGGGGCACCGGCACAGCCGCCGGCGGCCGCCGAGCAGCCGACGGAGCAGCTCCCGCCCCAGCACCCGGCACCGCACCAGCCGGCACCGCACCACGCAGCGCCGCACCAGCCGGCCCGGCACCAGCCCACGCAGCAGCTTCCGGCGACGGGCTACCTGACCACGTTGCCCGCGCCGTCGACGGCCGGGCACGACGCGCACTCCGGCGCGGCGGCGCACTCCGGCACGGCGTCGCACGACGGCACCGGCCCGCACGACGGCGCCACCCCGCACGGCACCACGCCGTACGGCACGGCGCAGCCGCCCCGGTCGCGGCGCGGCCGGCTCGGCGCGGGCGCGGTCTCCGCCGTCGTGCTGCTGGGCCTGCTCGCGGGTGCGGGCGGCGGCGTCGGCGCCTACGCGCTGCTGGACTCCCGCGGTTCGGCGCGCCCGGCGGACGCCGCGCTGCCGCAGCCCGCCTCCGGGACCTCCCAGGTGGAGCGTCCCGAGGGCTCGGTCGCCGCCATCGCCGCGGCCGCGCTGCCGAGCGTGGTCTCGATCGAGGTGCGCGCCCCGCAGGGCGTGGCCACGGGTTCGGGCATGATCCTCAAGTCCGAGGGCTACATCCTCACGAACAACCACGTGGTCGCCGAGGCGGCCTCGGGGGCCGACGTGACGGTCACGTTCTCCGACGGGCACGAGCAGCCGGCCGAGCTGGTCGGCGCGACGCCGGACTACGACCTCGCCGTCATCCGCGTCGAGGAGACGGGTCTGGAGCCGCTCGTGCTGGGCGACTCCGACGACGTCGTGGTGGGCGACTCGGTGCTCGCCGTCGGCTCGCCGCTGGGCCTGGAGGCCACGGTCACCACGGGCATCGTCAGCGCGCTGCACCGTCCCGTGAAGGCGGGGGAGTCCGCGGAGGCCGCGTTCATCGACGCCATCCAGACGGACGCCGCGATCAACCCCGGCAACTCCGGCGGCCCGCTCGTCAACTCGGCGGGCGAGGTGATCGGCATCAACTCCGCCATCGCGCAGGGCCCGGGCACCACCACGGCCACCGGCAACATCGGCCTCGGCTTCGCCATCCCGTCCAACCAGGCGCGCCACACGGCGGAGCAGCTCATCGAGACGGGTACCGCGACGTTCCCGATCATCGGCGTGCTGCTGGACCCCAGCTACCAGGGCGAGGGCGTGCAGGTGTCCAAGGAGGCGCAGCAGGGCGCGCCCGCGGTGACGCCCGACGGCCCCGCCGACCAGGCCGGCATCAAGCCGGGCGACGTGATCCTCTCCGTGGACGGCCGTCCGGTGTCGGTCGCGGACGAGCTGATCGTCGCGATCCGCGCCAAGGCACCCGGCGACCCGGTGACGCTCCAGGTGCGGTCCGGCAAGAACGAGCGCGAGATCCGCGTGGTGCTCGAAGAGCGGTCGAGCGGCCAGTGA
- a CDS encoding twin-arginine translocase TatA/TatE family subunit encodes MFGINGWEFVIILVVAMLVIGPERLPTYAEQLGTMVRRGRDLLQNAKARVDDELGPEFSDVDWSKLDPRQYDPRKIVRDALLDDSPSEYPRPAADGAVRNGMSATSAGPAAEPGKAPYDDEAT; translated from the coding sequence GTGTTCGGAATCAACGGCTGGGAGTTCGTGATCATCCTCGTGGTCGCGATGCTCGTCATCGGCCCGGAGCGGCTGCCCACCTATGCGGAGCAGCTCGGCACGATGGTGCGCCGCGGCCGGGACCTGCTCCAGAACGCCAAGGCCCGCGTCGACGACGAGCTGGGCCCGGAGTTCAGCGACGTGGACTGGTCCAAGCTCGACCCGCGCCAGTACGACCCGCGCAAGATCGTCCGGGACGCCCTGCTCGACGACAGCCCGTCCGAGTACCCCCGGCCGGCCGCGGACGGCGCGGTGCGCAACGGCATGTCAGCGACGTCGGCCGGTCCGGCCGCGGAACCCGGGAAGGCGCCGTACGACGACGAAGCGACCTGA
- the trpS gene encoding tryptophan--tRNA ligase — protein sequence MSSHTPTAAATAPAADQPTRKRIFSGMQPTDGSLHLGNYIGALSQWIALQDSYDALYCVVDLHALTVSPDPALLRERTRRTAAQYLAGGIDPERSILFVQSHVAAHAELAWLLSCQTGFGEAGRMTQFKDKSAKQGSEGTTVGLFTYPVLMAADILLYDAALVPVGEDQRQHLELTRDLAERLNTRFGDGTAVVPDAHIVKAVAKIQDLQDPSAKMSKSSTGGKGVVWLLEDPKKAVKAIKSAVTDADESYGVRFDPAEKPGISNLLTIFSAVTGRDIDSIAKEYDGRGYGYLKVDLADAVVAFLEPFQARADTYLADPAQLDKVLADGADRARAIARPVLDRMYERFGLLPARGER from the coding sequence ATGTCGTCCCACACCCCGACCGCGGCGGCCACGGCCCCCGCGGCCGACCAGCCCACCCGGAAGCGCATCTTCTCCGGGATGCAGCCCACCGACGGCTCGCTCCACCTGGGCAACTACATCGGTGCTCTGTCCCAGTGGATCGCGCTGCAGGACTCCTACGACGCGCTCTACTGCGTCGTCGACCTGCACGCGCTGACGGTCAGCCCGGACCCGGCGCTGCTGCGCGAGCGCACCCGCCGCACCGCCGCGCAGTACCTGGCCGGGGGCATCGACCCCGAGCGGTCGATCCTCTTCGTGCAGTCCCACGTGGCGGCGCACGCGGAGCTGGCGTGGCTGCTGAGCTGCCAGACCGGGTTCGGCGAGGCCGGGCGGATGACGCAGTTCAAGGACAAGTCCGCGAAGCAGGGCAGCGAGGGCACCACGGTCGGGCTCTTCACCTACCCGGTGCTGATGGCGGCCGACATCCTGCTGTACGACGCCGCCCTGGTCCCCGTGGGCGAGGACCAGCGCCAGCACCTGGAGCTCACCCGTGACCTCGCGGAGCGCCTGAACACCCGCTTCGGCGACGGCACCGCCGTCGTGCCGGACGCGCACATCGTCAAGGCCGTGGCGAAGATCCAGGACCTGCAGGACCCGAGCGCCAAGATGAGCAAGTCCAGCACGGGCGGCAAGGGCGTCGTCTGGCTGCTGGAGGACCCGAAGAAGGCGGTCAAGGCCATCAAGTCGGCCGTGACCGACGCCGACGAGTCCTACGGCGTGCGCTTCGACCCGGCCGAGAAGCCGGGCATCTCCAACCTCCTGACGATCTTCTCGGCCGTGACCGGCCGCGACATCGACTCGATCGCCAAGGAGTACGACGGCCGCGGCTACGGCTACCTCAAGGTGGACCTGGCCGACGCCGTCGTCGCCTTCCTCGAGCCGTTCCAGGCCCGGGCCGACACGTACCTCGCGGACCCCGCGCAGCTCGACAAGGTGCTGGCCGACGGCGCCGACCGGGCCCGCGCGATCGCCCGTCCCGTGCTGGACCGGATGTACGAACGGTTCGGGCTCCTGCCCGCGCGAGGCGAACGGTGA
- a CDS encoding 2'-5' RNA ligase family protein, with protein MNLPERGPGQVRIGIAIEIPEPYAAQLSAARVAADDPLANFIPPHITLLGPTLLDAGQLAEARDHLAEVAAAAPPFTVRLRGTATFRPVSPVVFVSLAQGISECEQLEASVRTGILDGDLRFNYHPHVTIAHEVPDADLDKAFEAMADYSADFDVDRFYQYEHGDDGIWRPQAAFPLGAAPTYR; from the coding sequence GTGAACCTGCCCGAGCGCGGACCGGGCCAGGTCCGCATCGGGATCGCGATCGAGATCCCGGAGCCCTACGCCGCGCAGCTCAGCGCGGCGCGGGTGGCTGCCGACGACCCGCTCGCGAACTTCATCCCCCCGCACATCACGCTGCTGGGGCCCACCCTGCTCGACGCCGGGCAGCTCGCCGAGGCGCGGGACCACCTGGCGGAAGTGGCCGCCGCCGCGCCGCCGTTCACGGTGCGGCTGCGCGGCACGGCCACGTTCCGGCCCGTCTCGCCCGTCGTGTTCGTGTCCCTTGCGCAGGGCATCTCCGAGTGCGAGCAGCTCGAGGCGAGCGTGCGCACGGGCATCCTGGACGGCGACCTGCGGTTCAACTACCACCCGCACGTGACCATCGCGCACGAGGTGCCGGACGCCGACCTCGACAAGGCGTTCGAGGCCATGGCGGACTACTCGGCCGACTTCGACGTCGACCGCTTCTACCAGTACGAGCACGGCGACGACGGCATCTGGCGGCCTCAGGCGGCGTTCCCGCTCGGCGCCGCCCCGACGTACCGCTGA
- a CDS encoding YihY/virulence factor BrkB family protein, whose amino-acid sequence MKRLIELGRAVWATWTATRAGRALHRYDTANGSVLSGGMAYAALFSLFAALAIGYTVFVRVLGGDNDLRVAVLAEVDSWVPGLVDTGHGGVLTPTDLVLSTGLSWTSVIAAGVLLWSATGFMGALRTSVRAMFGLTESVGNPVTERLRQLLGFVVLSAAVLLSAGASVAASAAVPWVLESLGLDGGAVSVAVRVGGIVVTLALDAAVVAAVVRYVGGVRVPLRDLLTGAVAVGVVSGALRYLGTEVIASAANRNALLASFAVVVTVLLLVNILARVLLLASAWMADPPAAANGDDKEQDEQEQDEPADEDKNEGKKNGAA is encoded by the coding sequence ATGAAGCGGCTGATCGAGCTCGGACGGGCGGTCTGGGCGACCTGGACGGCCACGCGCGCCGGACGGGCACTGCACCGGTACGACACGGCCAACGGCAGCGTGCTGTCCGGCGGCATGGCGTACGCGGCCCTGTTCTCCCTGTTCGCGGCCCTCGCGATCGGCTACACGGTGTTCGTCCGGGTGCTCGGCGGCGACAACGACCTGCGGGTGGCGGTCCTGGCCGAGGTGGACAGCTGGGTCCCGGGCCTCGTGGACACCGGCCACGGCGGCGTGCTCACGCCGACGGACCTCGTGCTCTCCACGGGCCTGAGCTGGACGTCCGTGATCGCGGCGGGCGTGCTGCTCTGGTCCGCCACGGGCTTCATGGGCGCGCTGCGCACCTCGGTGCGCGCGATGTTCGGCCTGACGGAGAGCGTGGGCAACCCCGTGACCGAGCGGCTGCGCCAGCTCCTGGGCTTCGTGGTCCTGAGCGCGGCCGTGCTGCTCTCCGCGGGTGCCAGCGTGGCGGCGTCGGCGGCCGTGCCGTGGGTGCTGGAGAGCCTGGGCCTGGACGGCGGCGCGGTGTCGGTCGCGGTGCGGGTGGGTGGGATCGTCGTGACGCTGGCGCTCGACGCCGCGGTGGTGGCCGCCGTCGTGCGCTACGTGGGCGGCGTGCGCGTGCCGCTGCGCGACCTGCTGACGGGGGCGGTGGCCGTCGGCGTCGTCTCCGGTGCCCTGCGCTACCTGGGCACCGAGGTGATCGCGAGCGCGGCCAACCGCAACGCCCTGCTGGCGTCGTTCGCCGTGGTGGTGACGGTGCTGCTGCTGGTCAACATCCTGGCCCGCGTGCTGCTCCTGGCGAGCGCCTGGATGGCGGACCCGCCGGCCGCGGCCAACGGGGACGACAAGGAGCAGGACGAGCAGGAGCAGGACGAGCCTGCGGACGAGGACAAGAACGAGGGCAAGAAGAACGGGGCGGCCTAG